DNA from Paratractidigestivibacter faecalis:
GTGACCACGCTGGTGGTGGGCCTCGCGTTCCACGCCGTCATGCCGTCCATCCCGCTTGCCGCGGCGCTTGCCCTGGGAGCGGCGCTGGGTCCGACCGATGCCGCGGCCGTCGCGGCCATGGGCGCAGACGTCACGCTGACCGAGAGGCAGAAGTCCCTGCTCTCCGGCGAGGCCCTCTTCAACGACGCTTCGGGCGTAGTCTGCTTCGAGTTTGCCATCGCCGTCGCCGTGGGAGGCGCCTTCTCGCTTTCGGACGCCACGGCGACCTTCTTCCTCGACTTCTTTGGCGGGGTGCTGGTGGGCCTCGTGCTTGCCGTGGCGGTCATGTTCGTGCTGGGACGCATCCGCGCCCTTGGACTGGAAACCCCGACGGAGTTCGTACTCTTTGAGGTGTGCATGCCATTTGCCACCTTCCTGATTGCCGAGGAGCTGGGCGTGAGCGGGGTGCTCGCCGTGGTGTCTGCGGGACTGCTCATGCGCTTCTATCCAAGCCGGCTCACGCCGGAATCCTCCCGCCATGCCGTGGCCAGCGAGAACGTCTGGGAGCTCCTCACGTTTGTAATCAACGGCTCCGTCTTCCTGCTGCTGGGCATGAAGCTGCCGGCAACCCTCGGGCCCTACTGGCGCGCGACGACGGGCATGGGGGCGCTCAGGGCATGCGGCCTCGTCGTCCTGGTCACGGCGCTGCTGGTGGGAATCCGCCTCGTCTGGGTGATCGCCCTCGAGTGGCTGCACCGCAAGCGCAAGGTCCGGCGTCTTGCCGCATTGGGAGGGGAGGTCGCCTCGACGGTGGCGGCCGGCTCCTCCTCCGTCCTCTTTGGAAGGGACCTCGTAAGAAGCGCTCTGGTGACCACGCTGTCCGGGCCAAAGGGAGCCGTCACGCTCTCCATCATGCTCACCATCCCCTTCGTCAAGGCTTCGGGCATGGCGTTTCCCGCCCGTAGCCTGCTTGTCTTCATAGCGTCAGGCGTCATCGTCCTCACGCTGCTTCTGGCCAACTTCGTGGTGCCCCTGCTTGCCCCCGCCGCCCAGTCGGACGGAAGCGACGAGTCCCTCGCAAAGGCAAAGGCCAAGATTCTTCGACACGTCATCAAGGACCTCCAGTCGCGCGTCACCCCCGAGAACCAGCAGGCCATGAGGCTCGCCATTCGCTCGTATAGAGACCGCCTTGACCTCGCGCTCGACTGCCAGGCCTCCCCAGACACGCTCCGCCTCCTGCGCGTCAAGACCATCGCCAAGCAGCTGGCCTTCGTGGAGGAGCGCGTGAGGGCGGGCCAGACGAGCCGAGCCGTCGCCGACCGCTACGAGAACGCCCTGGAGCAGTTGGCCTCGACCTACGAGTCTCACCGCGGCTTCTCTGGCGGCAGGGGCAGAAGGACCGCCCACCTGCTGTGGGTCGCCCGTTCCACCACGGGAAGCGCCTCAGAGGACGAGCGTCGTGAGCTTGGTCAGCTCCACGTGGCCGCCGAGCGCCACGCCATCGACGAGCTTCGTGCCATGGAGCCCAGCCTCTCGGACGAGGAGAGGCAGGCTGCGCGCATCATCGCCGGCGAGCACCGGGCACACCTCGCCTCGGCCTGGCTCGAGCCCGCCGGTCAGAGCAGCCCCCAGCACAGTCCCAACCTCACGGCAAGAAGGGCCCGCCGCCGCAAGGCCGAGGTCCACGCAAGGGACATCGAGGCCGCCGCGCTCTCGCTGGAGCTTGAGCAGATCAGGCTCCTCCACGACGCCGGCGAGCTGAGCACGCACGCCGCAAGGGAGCTTCGTGAGGAGGTCTACCTCCTCCAGATGGGCCTTGAGGCCAGATAGTCCCCGGCTTCACCGAACAACGCCTGCAAAGAGAACGGACCACCTCCCATGAACGAGAACAAGCACGTTGACGCCTGGCTGAGCGATGCGCCCGAGGACGTCACGCGCACGACCGAAGGGCTGCTCCATAAGGTGGAGGGGATGCGCGACGAGCAGGTCATCTACCCTCCCCAGGAGGACATCCTCAACGCGTTGGCATGGACCTCCCCCCGCGACGTGCGCGTCGTCATCCTGGGGCAGGACCCCTACCACGGGCCGGGGCAGGCGATGGGACTCTCCTTCTCGGTCCACCGAGACCAGAAGCTCCCACCCAGCCTGCGCAACATCTACAAGGAGCTTGTGGCAGACCTCGGATGCGCGCAGCCGCCGACAGGCGACCTCAGCAACTGGGCCAGGCAGGGAGTCCTTCTGCTCAACACCACCCTCACGGTGCGCGAGCACGCCGCAAACTCCCACAGCAAGCTCGGCTGGCAGACGCTCACGGATTACGTCGTCAGGCGCTGCTGCGAGCTCCCCCAGCCCGTCGTGTTTCTTGCCTGGGGAGCCCACGCCATCAAGATGGTGGAACAGACCATGGCTGCCACGGAGACAGGAGCGGCAACCCGCAAGTACTGCCTGGCCTCGACCCACCCCTCGCCGCTCTCGGCAAATCGAGCGGCAAAGGGCGTGCCGGCGTTTATGGGGTCCCGTCCCTTCTCCCGGGCAAACGAGCTCCTGGCGTCATGCGGCCAGAAGCCCATCGACTGGGCAAAGGTGGGCTAGCCCGCCCGACCGATGCCGACAGCGCCATGGACTGGAGCTCCTCGCATTTGGCAGTCAGGCCATCAAACACCCTGAAGCTGGCTCCAGGTCAAACGAGGGCCCGCCCTCGGGCGGCACCAATGAACGCAGAGAAGATCTTACGGCTCTTTTCGTCAACGCCACGGGAGAACTCGGGATGCCACTGGACGGCCCAGAGAAAGCGAGACTCTGGTCGCCAGACGGCCTCGATGACTCCGTCCGGTGCGGTGGCCATCGTCTCAAGGCCCGGCGCAAGATTCCTCAGTGCCTGGTGGTGGTAGCTGTTGACGGCGTATGGTCCGGCGCCAATCGCTTCGGCCAGCGGAGTTGCCGGAATAACGTCCACCTCATGCACGGGTTCCTCGTACGGAGGAAGGCCATGGTGCTCGACCTCGGAGGGTCTCTGCTTGGGCAGGTCCTGCCATAGCGTGCCGCCAAGGACGGCGTTGATGACCTGAATGCCGCGGCAGATGCCCAGCATGGGCACGTCATCCCTTACCGCAAGGGGGATAAGGACCGACTCCATCTTGTCCCTGGCCGCGCACAGCTCGCCACAGAGGGTCACGGCATCGGCCCCCTGCTCGCCATAGAGTTCCGGCGAGACGTCCTGGCCGCCGGTCACGAGAATGCCGTCGCAGCTGGAGACGAGTCTCGCAAGCACCTCAGGGCCATCCGTCAGCGGAAGCATGACGGGCGCTCCGCCCGCCTCCAGGATTCCCTCAAAGTATCCCGGCAGCATCCAATAGCTGTCTCTGCCCTCGTCAACGAGGGGGACGACGCCAATGAGGGGAGGGTTCTTCTCTGCCATGGAGGACTCCTTTCGACGATGGAGACCAATCCTAGCGGAACGTACCGCAAAGGCAAGCCCAAAATCGAACAAATATTCTCAAGAACATTCGTTCTCTTTTATGCTAGATTCGTTCTCATGCAAAAGAGCATGAGCGGCACGGCGGCCCCCAATGGTACGTGCTCGCAGGCAAGTCGGATGATTCCAGAGGCCGACGGCGCAGGCTCCTCGCTACGGCAAACGCGTTGCCGCCTTGTTTTCACCATCTCATTGGCAACAAGCAAGAATCGGGGCCACCCATGTCCATTGACTCAAACGAGGTCCAGCAGCTCTTCTCGTCCATCGTTCACCTGGTCAACAATTACGGCTATCAAGAGAGGCAGGCACCCGCGGCAAGCAGGAACGAATGCCGCTGGACGACCTGAGCAGAGAGCCAGACCACAACGGAAGACTTCAGCTCATGCATTTCTCGTGTCCAAGAAATGGGAGGCAGTTCATTCCGGCGGGGCTTTCTGCTTTGCGCAACCAACGATTGCTTGGTAGCCCGCGTACCTGCGGCCATACTTTAACCAGCGAACAAACCCGCAGGAAGGAGTCGTCATGGCATTCGCAGACAAGCTCGTCGCCATCCGCCGCGCGCACAATCTCACGCAGGAAGGCCTCGCCGCCAAGCTCTACGTCACGCGCCAGGCCGTGAGCCGCTGGGAGCGCGGCGAGGTCACCCC
Protein-coding regions in this window:
- a CDS encoding cation:proton antiporter, whose amino-acid sequence is MASFEIILLLLGCMLASSVFGQVLPRVSLPLAQIALGAVVGTLVTQDPTEVLGDPELFLVLFIAPLLFEESRHANKEALLRNWAPVTSLAVGLVVVTTLVVGLAFHAVMPSIPLAAALALGAALGPTDAAAVAAMGADVTLTERQKSLLSGEALFNDASGVVCFEFAIAVAVGGAFSLSDATATFFLDFFGGVLVGLVLAVAVMFVLGRIRALGLETPTEFVLFEVCMPFATFLIAEELGVSGVLAVVSAGLLMRFYPSRLTPESSRHAVASENVWELLTFVINGSVFLLLGMKLPATLGPYWRATTGMGALRACGLVVLVTALLVGIRLVWVIALEWLHRKRKVRRLAALGGEVASTVAAGSSSVLFGRDLVRSALVTTLSGPKGAVTLSIMLTIPFVKASGMAFPARSLLVFIASGVIVLTLLLANFVVPLLAPAAQSDGSDESLAKAKAKILRHVIKDLQSRVTPENQQAMRLAIRSYRDRLDLALDCQASPDTLRLLRVKTIAKQLAFVEERVRAGQTSRAVADRYENALEQLASTYESHRGFSGGRGRRTAHLLWVARSTTGSASEDERRELGQLHVAAERHAIDELRAMEPSLSDEERQAARIIAGEHRAHLASAWLEPAGQSSPQHSPNLTARRARRRKAEVHARDIEAAALSLELEQIRLLHDAGELSTHAARELREEVYLLQMGLEAR
- a CDS encoding gamma-glutamyl-gamma-aminobutyrate hydrolase family protein; its protein translation is MAEKNPPLIGVVPLVDEGRDSYWMLPGYFEGILEAGGAPVMLPLTDGPEVLARLVSSCDGILVTGGQDVSPELYGEQGADAVTLCGELCAARDKMESVLIPLAVRDDVPMLGICRGIQVINAVLGGTLWQDLPKQRPSEVEHHGLPPYEEPVHEVDVIPATPLAEAIGAGPYAVNSYHHQALRNLAPGLETMATAPDGVIEAVWRPESRFLWAVQWHPEFSRGVDEKSRKIFSAFIGAARGRALV
- a CDS encoding uracil-DNA glycosylase, coding for MNENKHVDAWLSDAPEDVTRTTEGLLHKVEGMRDEQVIYPPQEDILNALAWTSPRDVRVVILGQDPYHGPGQAMGLSFSVHRDQKLPPSLRNIYKELVADLGCAQPPTGDLSNWARQGVLLLNTTLTVREHAANSHSKLGWQTLTDYVVRRCCELPQPVVFLAWGAHAIKMVEQTMAATETGAATRKYCLASTHPSPLSANRAAKGVPAFMGSRPFSRANELLASCGQKPIDWAKVG